Part of the Flavobacterium sp. MDT1-60 genome, AAAACAATATCCGCAAAATCGCCCATATGAATGTACGTGAGCGCGTTATTGATTTGTTATTGTACATCCACCGAAAATTTGGACAAATAAACGGCCTAATTGAAATAGAACTTTCAAGAAAAGAAATCGCAGACTTCGCCGGAACTACTGAAGAACAGGTGATTCGTGTTCTGTCAAGTCTTAAAAAAGAGTCCTTAATAAAAACAGTTGGCAAAAGAATTGGCATCCTCGCCATTCCTAAACTTCAGTCAGAAATTATGGAACATAAATACTTTTAGGAGAGGAAAAGTTTCAGGTTTTCTCTGTTTCAAGTTTTGACCTATTCCGGTTAAAACCGTTGGTCATGTTTATTGAATTCATGTTCAAATATAGCCCGAGGTTTCAACCTCGGAGACCTATCGTTAATCGTCTCATGCTCCCTACGGTTAAAACCGTAGGCTATGTTTTATATACATTCTTCAAATATAGCCCGAGGTTTCAACCTCGGGAACCGTATCGCTAATCGTTTCATGCTCCAACAGTGTTTAACCGTTAGCTAGGTCCCATCATCCAGCGTATTACCATCATTTCTATTCTAATAATAAAGTCACATTTCTCTATACTCTATACTCTATACTCTATATTCTATTCTCTATACTCTATTCTCTATACTCTATTCTCTATATTCTATTCTCTTTCTTCCAAAAATTATCTAATTAAGTTAAATTACGTAATCCCCAAATCCTCTTGTTTCATGGGGCTTCAAGCCAACTTCATGCGAAAACGCAGAAAACAAATTGACTTTCAAACGCTTTTTATCGGTTAAAAAAAATGTTTTGACATGGTATAAGTATTGTACTTAAGTATTTATACGTATATAAATTTGCTTCATACAAATCAAAACAAATTATTATGAGCAAATTAACCAACCCAATATTAAAAAACCACAGTACTGTTTTTACATCTAAACTTTCAAAATCTATTCTATTGGGTTTTGTACTTACAATGTTAGGAAGCTATGAAGCAAAAGCGCAATTTACACTTACAGGTCAGTTAAGAGACCGTGTTGAAATGCGTGCCGGACAAGGAACTTTACAACAAGAAAGCGATAAAGCGGCTTTATTTACAAGCCAGAGAACAAGATTAAATGCAGGATATTCTGGCTATAGATTTAAAATTTTTACGGCACTGCAAGATGTTCGCGTTTGGGGGCAAGATGCTTCCTCTATTAGCAGAACAACAACAGAAGCTAATAACGGAATTTTATTGCACGAAGCCTGGGCTGAGATTTTTTTGAATGACACGGTAAGTACGATTCAGAATCTGTCTATAAAAGCAGGGCGTCAGGAAATTTCTTATGATGATCAAAAGGTTTTAGGCGGTTTAGACTGGTTACAACAAGGAAGACGCCACGATGCGATCGTTTTCAAATTTGCCAACAAAGGCTGGATTGCAGATGTTGGAGCTGCTTTTAATCAGAATAAGGAAAATAATGCAGGAACGATTTACAATGGGACAAATCCGGCTTACGGTGCAGGAACTAACGGAATTGGTACTATGTACAAATCGTTTCAATATGCTTATGTGGGCAGAAAATTCTTCTTTGGTGACTTATCTTTTTTATTCTTTAAGGATGATTTCAATAAATACACTTTAGTGACTGCAGGAACGCCACCCGTAACGACTAAAGTAAATGGAACAGGAGTTTGGAGCAGAAATACAACCGGAATTTACTTCAACACCAATGTAACCCGAAAATTAAATTTGATGGGAAGTTACTACTATCAAGGTGGAAAAAATAAAGATGGAAGATCATTAAATGCCAATTTATTCTCGATTACATCAACATTACAAGTGGGAAGAAAATTGTTTATTGGTCCCGGAGTTGATTTTTTATCTGGAGATGACGGAACTAAAACCGTTACAGCTGATTCAAAAGACAATCGATTTGATCCGCTTTACGGAACGCCGCATAAATTCTGGGGAAGCATGGATTATTTTTATGCAGCGAATGGTTTTGGAAAACAAGGCTTGCTGGATTACTTCTTCAAAATAAAATATAATGCCAAAGACAATTTAAGTTTCGCATTGGATATTCACGGTTTTGAGTCGGCAAATACGCTGTCTAACGGTGCTGGCGGAAAAATAAACTCTTATCTTGGAACTGAACTTGATTTACTGGTAAAATACAACTTAACCAAAATCATCAATATCGAAGCAGGTTATTCTTTCATGAAAGCAACAAATTCTATGGCTTCTGCAGCGGTTAAAAATGTTGCCAATGCCGATTTGAGTCCACAGTTTGCTTATGTAATGCTAAATATCAAACCAAACTTTTTAGCTAAAAAATAAAAACAAATAACTTTTAAATTTCTTAAAAATGAAAAAAATACAGATAAATACAACAGAAGTTTTCAAAAGAATAATATTGACTTTAATGCTCGTTTTAGCTTTTTCTTTTTCAGAAGTTTCAGCTCAGAATGACCCTGTCAAACTAGGATTTATTCCATTAACAGATTGCTCTCCAATCGTAATGGCAAAGGAATTAGGATTGTTTAAAAAATACGGAGTTGAAGTTGTGGTAACCAAAGAATCTTCATGGGCTAATGTTCGTGATAAAATTTTAACCGGTGAATTAGACGGAGCGCACTGTCTGTATTCAATGCCGTTTTCGGTTTACACCGGGGTAGGAGGAAAAGCAGGTTCTGAAATGAAAATCGCCATGATGCTGAATGTTAATGGCCAGGCGATTACACTTTCGAATGATTTTTGTGGCAAAGTAGGCTTCAAACAAATGAATAAAATTGCGCCCGTTGTGGCTGCCAAACTAAAGGCAGAGAAAGAAGTGACTTTTGCCATGACTTTTCCTGGAGGAACACACGATTTATGGCTAAGAAACTGGATGGCAATTGCAGGTGTAAGTCAAAAAACATCTAAAATTATTACGATTCCGCCTCCTCAAATGGTGGCTAATATGAAAGTGGGGAACATGGATGGGTATTGTGTAGGAGAGCCTTGGGGAGGAGTCGCTGTAAAACAAGGAATTGGTTTTACACAAGTAGCTTCGCAAGATATCTGGAAAGACCATCCTGAAAAAGCGTTGGTTGTCAATAAAGAATTCAGCGAAAAAAGAAGAACTGATCTTGTAAAAGTGATGAAAGCGGTTTTAGAAGCCTGCATATGGTTAGATAATCCGGCCAATCGTAAAAAAGCAGCTGCAATAATAGGGAAAGCGCCTTATGTAAATGCTCCTGCGGATGTTATTGAAAATAGATTAATGGGGAATTACGATTTGGGTTGCAATCAAGGGACGGAAGTTTATGCCAAAGATTATATGTTGTTTTACAAAGGCGGTTTGGTGAATTACCCTAGAAAATCCTATGCTATTTGGGCCATGGCACAGTATGTTCGATTTGGATATTTGAAAGAAGCGCCA contains:
- a CDS encoding alginate export family protein; the protein is MSKLTNPILKNHSTVFTSKLSKSILLGFVLTMLGSYEAKAQFTLTGQLRDRVEMRAGQGTLQQESDKAALFTSQRTRLNAGYSGYRFKIFTALQDVRVWGQDASSISRTTTEANNGILLHEAWAEIFLNDTVSTIQNLSIKAGRQEISYDDQKVLGGLDWLQQGRRHDAIVFKFANKGWIADVGAAFNQNKENNAGTIYNGTNPAYGAGTNGIGTMYKSFQYAYVGRKFFFGDLSFLFFKDDFNKYTLVTAGTPPVTTKVNGTGVWSRNTTGIYFNTNVTRKLNLMGSYYYQGGKNKDGRSLNANLFSITSTLQVGRKLFIGPGVDFLSGDDGTKTVTADSKDNRFDPLYGTPHKFWGSMDYFYAANGFGKQGLLDYFFKIKYNAKDNLSFALDIHGFESANTLSNGAGGKINSYLGTELDLLVKYNLTKIINIEAGYSFMKATNSMASAAVKNVANADLSPQFAYVMLNIKPNFLAKK
- a CDS encoding CmpA/NrtA family ABC transporter substrate-binding protein — encoded protein: MKKIQINTTEVFKRIILTLMLVLAFSFSEVSAQNDPVKLGFIPLTDCSPIVMAKELGLFKKYGVEVVVTKESSWANVRDKILTGELDGAHCLYSMPFSVYTGVGGKAGSEMKIAMMLNVNGQAITLSNDFCGKVGFKQMNKIAPVVAAKLKAEKEVTFAMTFPGGTHDLWLRNWMAIAGVSQKTSKIITIPPPQMVANMKVGNMDGYCVGEPWGGVAVKQGIGFTQVASQDIWKDHPEKALVVNKEFSEKRRTDLVKVMKAVLEACIWLDNPANRKKAAAIIGKAPYVNAPADVIENRLMGNYDLGCNQGTEVYAKDYMLFYKGGLVNYPRKSYAIWAMAQYVRFGYLKEAPNYKAIADKLILQDLYEEVAKSMKVKVPNDDMKPFSLTMDKTVFDPSNPAAYLKVVK